The Cucumis melo cultivar AY chromosome 6, USDA_Cmelo_AY_1.0, whole genome shotgun sequence genome includes a region encoding these proteins:
- the LOC103496828 gene encoding mitogen-activated protein kinase kinase 2-like isoform X2, whose product MKKDSSPLMKKDNSMNPNLKLLLPPPDEVSFAFITRSGTFTDGDLLVNKDDVQIVSQTDDESEICGRNQKNRSKLNVYHTCGSQSIQQRVEKELLNRMLLK is encoded by the exons ATGAAGAAGGACAGCTCGCCATTGATGAAGAAGGACAACTCCATGAATCCTAACTTAAAGCTTCTTCTACCTCCTCCCGACGAAGTTTCCTTTGCCTTCAT AACTCGAAGCGGTACTTTCACCGATGGCGATTTGCTTGTTAATAAAGACGACGTGCAGATTGTTTCTCAAACGGACGACGAAAGT GAGATCTGTGGAAGAAATCAAAAGAATCGCTCTAAGTTGAATGTATATCACACATGTGGTTCACAAAGTATACAACAAAGAGTTGAAAAAGAG
- the LOC103496828 gene encoding uncharacterized protein LOC103496828 isoform X1, with product MKKDSSPLMKKDNSMNPNLKLLLPPPDEVSFAFITRSGTFTDGDLLVNKDDVQIVSQTDDESEICGRNQKNRSKLNVYHTCGSQSIQQRVEKEVQDIDKPSRIRIWVITHLSNKGLPVNEDTQEKLISTK from the exons ATGAAGAAGGACAGCTCGCCATTGATGAAGAAGGACAACTCCATGAATCCTAACTTAAAGCTTCTTCTACCTCCTCCCGACGAAGTTTCCTTTGCCTTCAT AACTCGAAGCGGTACTTTCACCGATGGCGATTTGCTTGTTAATAAAGACGACGTGCAGATTGTTTCTCAAACGGACGACGAAAGT GAGATCTGTGGAAGAAATCAAAAGAATCGCTCTAAGTTGAATGTATATCACACATGTGGTTCACAAAGTATACAACAAAGAGTTGAAAAAGAG GTTCAAGACATTGACAAACCTAGTCGAATTAGAATTTGGGTGATAACTCACTTGAGCAATAAGGGATTGCCTGTGAATGAAGATACACAAGAGAAACTTATAAGtacaaaataa